A genomic window from Acetobacteroides hydrogenigenes includes:
- a CDS encoding chemotaxis protein CheB: protein MYKAIIIGGSAGSFQVITKILHALPANYPLPIILCLHRLKHVRSGFVEALSIKSGIPIIEPEDKEAIKPGRAYLAPANYHMYIDLGNRIALSTEEPVNHSRPSIDLSFISAAQTYRNKLLGIILSGANKDGAYGLKRIKDFGGTCVVQDPKECQVSTMTEASLKLTKADMVLSTNQIIQLLLKYK, encoded by the coding sequence CGAAGATTCTTCATGCTCTACCTGCAAACTACCCCCTACCCATTATTCTTTGCCTGCACAGGCTAAAACATGTACGGTCGGGCTTCGTAGAGGCGCTCTCCATAAAGTCGGGGATACCTATTATAGAGCCTGAGGATAAGGAGGCTATAAAGCCAGGAAGAGCATATCTGGCTCCTGCCAACTATCACATGTATATCGACCTAGGCAATAGAATTGCTCTATCGACGGAAGAGCCAGTTAACCACTCACGTCCATCGATAGACTTGTCGTTTATCAGCGCTGCGCAAACCTACAGAAATAAGCTTTTGGGCATTATTCTCTCGGGTGCAAACAAAGATGGGGCCTACGGACTAAAGCGCATAAAAGATTTTGGAGGAACCTGCGTTGTTCAAGATCCAAAAGAATGTCAGGTAAGCACGATGACGGAAGCGTCGCTCAAACTTACCAAGGCAGATATGGTACTTAGTACAAACCAAATAATTCAGCTTTTGCTGAAGTATAAATAG
- a CDS encoding GAF domain-containing protein, which translates to MKIAANILVAGLLLFGFAAFAFIQNALIEGTTPWYGYICLALSLLSGIILFARFQFQKDQIKKLSERIETLSNSLNASVKQVETKTAKESSAASTKEIAQRIVQTLNLEAGIEAVSEEILMKLAKEVSFAHGLFYVADKQNKGYFKPTSKYAYYSERELDGFKIGEGINGQAAKDQQPVLLESIPENYVTVVSGLGKSSPRALSLYPIVHNKKTVALLELAFLAKPTTQKLEIIGIFCETIGEKLSQKQLA; encoded by the coding sequence ATGAAAATTGCGGCAAATATACTTGTGGCTGGATTGTTGCTATTTGGATTCGCTGCTTTTGCCTTTATCCAAAACGCCTTGATCGAGGGAACTACCCCTTGGTATGGATATATATGTTTGGCATTGTCGCTTCTATCCGGCATCATCCTTTTTGCACGATTTCAATTTCAAAAAGATCAGATCAAAAAGCTCTCCGAGAGAATCGAAACCCTTAGCAATTCTCTTAATGCTAGCGTAAAGCAGGTTGAAACAAAAACAGCGAAAGAGTCTAGTGCAGCATCGACCAAAGAAATCGCCCAAAGAATCGTGCAAACGCTAAATCTTGAAGCAGGCATAGAAGCAGTATCGGAGGAAATCCTCATGAAGCTAGCTAAAGAAGTATCATTTGCTCATGGGCTCTTTTACGTAGCTGATAAGCAAAATAAGGGTTACTTTAAGCCCACATCGAAGTACGCATACTACTCCGAGCGAGAACTCGACGGCTTCAAAATTGGCGAAGGCATAAACGGTCAAGCAGCAAAAGATCAGCAACCAGTACTGCTGGAATCAATACCCGAAAACTATGTCACTGTCGTTTCGGGATTAGGAAAATCTAGCCCACGTGCCCTTTCGCTATACCCAATAGTGCACAACAAGAAGACTGTTGCCCTACTAGAGCTTGCTTTCCTTGCAAAGCCTACAACCCAAAAACTTGAGATCATCGGAATCTTTTGCGAAACTATTGGAGAAAAGCTTTCCCAAAAACAACTTGCATAG
- a CDS encoding PAS domain S-box protein, giving the protein MEENSKILVITRNKKRFATYSTALMFFPLVAWMLAIASKSYPTTFASIAKIHSEIPVIWLLDLVPFIFASAILLFLKEHKEKISELEDELTEKKDTINRNAIFAKQIGEGNFAIDIESNEKDVLAKSLILMRDNLLKNNNKEAEEAWIAEGKEAISNILRIHNKLDVLAYEVLVCLVKYSKVVQGSFYFYDEERKAIVNLASYAYNRRKYVNQEFRIGEGLIGQCAYEKDIIYRTEIPDDYFTITSGILGDQKPQELIIIPLITDEKLYGILEFASISEIPPLTIRFFKDLAEIIARTIFNISVNERTERLLLESQQMTEELRENEEELRQNAEEMMATQEELENTNTRLEMQINEVENVQKKLHSLLENASEVISIYNKDLALSYISPSVTSILGFTPEEMIDGMDKQRLTKKGEEHLDELFQNLLYNPQQSYTIQYTFMKKNGDKIYLEVTGRNLISDPAINGIILNMQDITERKRAEKEERMKSKMQALSENSIDLIMRLSTMGQIFYVNPTVKSYFDIDAKKIQNQTISSANLPNSLVEFFTTAISTISETKQKMEDEISFESNFGKTIMHIVAIPEFNDNELETILFVSHDITESKRIEMEIQEKNRNITESINYAQRIQSSILPDNRLLRKFLPNSFMFYLPRDVVSGDFPWMFVKDHNSIYVAAVDCTGHGVPGALLSFIGYFILNNTVDKDRSMSAGEVLDALHNEVRTTLKQDRVDADARDGMDIALCKINLKDNILEFAGAHRPLYLLRDNQLQEFKGERRAIGGIPSMKKAEMPFTNHTINIQPSDKIFIFSDGLPDQVGGAEGKKYSAARIRNHITANPDLTMTEYEVLFNKDFMEYKGSNKQIDDILLIGIEF; this is encoded by the coding sequence ATGGAGGAGAATTCAAAAATACTAGTAATAACAAGGAACAAGAAGCGCTTTGCGACTTACTCCACTGCGCTTATGTTTTTTCCGTTGGTTGCGTGGATGCTAGCAATTGCTAGCAAAAGTTACCCCACAACATTTGCATCCATAGCAAAGATTCACAGCGAGATACCCGTCATTTGGCTTCTCGATCTTGTTCCCTTTATTTTTGCCAGTGCTATTCTTCTTTTTTTGAAAGAGCATAAGGAAAAGATTTCAGAACTGGAGGATGAGCTAACAGAAAAGAAGGATACAATTAACCGAAACGCCATCTTTGCCAAGCAAATTGGAGAAGGGAACTTTGCCATTGATATCGAAAGCAACGAAAAGGATGTTCTTGCGAAGTCGCTGATTCTAATGCGCGACAACCTCCTTAAGAATAACAACAAGGAAGCCGAAGAGGCTTGGATTGCGGAAGGGAAAGAGGCCATTTCAAACATCCTACGTATCCATAATAAGCTCGACGTACTGGCGTACGAGGTACTTGTCTGCCTTGTAAAGTACTCAAAGGTTGTACAAGGGTCCTTCTACTTCTACGACGAAGAACGTAAAGCTATCGTAAATCTAGCTTCATACGCATACAACCGCCGTAAGTACGTCAACCAAGAATTTAGAATTGGCGAAGGACTTATTGGTCAGTGCGCCTACGAAAAGGATATTATTTATAGAACAGAGATACCTGATGATTACTTTACCATAACCTCTGGTATTCTTGGCGATCAGAAGCCACAAGAGCTAATCATCATTCCTCTTATTACCGATGAGAAACTTTATGGGATATTAGAGTTTGCATCGATATCTGAGATACCGCCGCTTACGATTCGCTTTTTCAAGGATCTTGCAGAGATTATTGCCCGTACCATATTCAACATCAGCGTAAACGAGCGCACCGAAAGGTTGCTTCTCGAGTCGCAGCAAATGACCGAAGAGCTGCGCGAAAACGAGGAAGAGTTGCGTCAAAATGCAGAAGAAATGATGGCAACCCAAGAGGAACTCGAGAATACGAATACTCGCCTCGAAATGCAAATCAACGAGGTAGAAAACGTGCAAAAGAAGCTTCACTCGCTGCTCGAAAATGCCTCAGAGGTTATCTCTATCTACAACAAGGATTTGGCGCTTTCCTATATCAGCCCATCCGTAACATCAATCTTGGGCTTTACCCCCGAGGAAATGATTGACGGTATGGACAAGCAACGCCTTACCAAAAAGGGAGAAGAACATCTCGACGAACTCTTTCAGAACCTACTGTATAATCCTCAGCAAAGCTATACCATTCAGTACACCTTCATGAAGAAGAATGGTGACAAAATTTACCTCGAGGTTACAGGCCGCAACCTTATCTCCGACCCTGCCATCAACGGTATTATTCTTAACATGCAGGATATTACCGAGCGCAAGCGTGCCGAAAAAGAGGAGCGCATGAAGAGTAAGATGCAGGCGCTTTCGGAAAACTCTATCGACCTTATCATGCGCCTTAGCACTATGGGGCAGATTTTTTACGTCAACCCAACCGTTAAGTCGTATTTCGATATCGATGCCAAAAAGATACAGAACCAAACCATAAGTTCGGCAAACTTGCCCAACTCGTTGGTAGAGTTTTTTACGACAGCTATATCTACCATCAGCGAAACCAAGCAAAAGATGGAAGATGAGATTTCGTTTGAATCCAACTTCGGGAAGACGATCATGCATATCGTTGCGATTCCTGAATTTAACGATAACGAACTTGAAACCATTCTATTCGTATCGCACGATATCACAGAGTCGAAGCGCATCGAGATGGAGATTCAGGAAAAGAACCGCAACATTACCGAAAGCATCAACTATGCCCAACGCATTCAAAGTTCGATACTTCCCGATAATAGGTTGCTCCGCAAGTTCCTTCCCAACTCGTTCATGTTCTACCTTCCACGCGATGTGGTCAGCGGCGACTTCCCCTGGATGTTCGTTAAAGATCATAACAGCATTTACGTAGCTGCAGTAGACTGTACCGGTCACGGCGTACCCGGAGCGCTGCTCTCGTTCATTGGCTACTTCATTCTTAACAATACCGTAGATAAGGACAGGTCAATGAGCGCCGGCGAGGTACTGGATGCGCTGCACAACGAGGTTCGTACGACCCTTAAGCAGGATAGAGTTGATGCAGATGCCCGCGACGGAATGGATATTGCGCTATGCAAGATCAACCTAAAGGATAATATCCTCGAATTTGCAGGAGCTCACCGTCCGCTATACCTATTGCGCGACAACCAGCTTCAGGAGTTTAAGGGAGAACGAAGGGCAATTGGAGGTATTCCTTCGATGAAAAAAGCAGAAATGCCGTTTACCAACCATACCATCAACATACAGCCATCCGACAAGATCTTTATCTTCTCCGATGGACTACCCGATCAGGTTGGAGGAGCAGAAGGCAAAAAGTATTCGGCTGCTCGAATCAGAAACCATATTACGGCAAACCCAGACCTAACCATGACAGAGTACGAGGTGCTATTCAATAAGGACTTTATGGAATATAAGGGTTCTAATAAGCAAATCGACGATATACTACTAATTGGAATTGAGTTTTAA
- a CDS encoding SiaB family protein kinase translates to MDNKNIKGYIEFIYDFYKSMKAHEISLVYEGEITHQITKAFTTMAETNMLKDEESNSVQKKVFHVMVECLQNISKHADAPGLENDIFASRGLFMVSKGSNSYNVTTGNIVENDKISELTALLDHINSLDKDGLKALHKEQMQKGSLSEKGGAGLGFIDIARKTGNKLEYHLLPVDDLTHFFVLTSTITRE, encoded by the coding sequence ATGGACAACAAGAACATTAAGGGGTACATAGAATTCATCTACGATTTTTACAAGTCGATGAAGGCTCATGAGATATCCCTTGTATATGAGGGGGAAATAACTCATCAGATTACCAAGGCCTTTACCACTATGGCTGAAACAAACATGCTAAAGGACGAGGAATCGAATTCTGTACAAAAAAAGGTATTCCACGTGATGGTAGAATGCCTCCAAAACATTAGCAAGCATGCTGATGCCCCAGGCCTTGAGAACGATATTTTTGCCTCTAGGGGACTTTTTATGGTTAGCAAAGGCTCAAACAGCTACAATGTTACAACAGGTAATATTGTTGAAAACGACAAAATATCGGAGCTAACTGCCCTGCTCGACCATATCAACTCGTTGGATAAGGATGGCCTTAAAGCGCTTCATAAAGAGCAGATGCAAAAGGGTAGCCTATCAGAAAAGGGAGGTGCAGGACTTGGCTTTATTGACATTGCCCGTAAAACAGGAAATAAGCTCGAATACCATCTTCTTCCTGTTGACGACCTGACCCACTTTTTCGTGCTAACATCAACCATAACAAGAGAATAA
- a CDS encoding DUF1987 domain-containing protein: protein METIKILGTDDTPNVILDANNEIFEISGRSLPEDVSAFYEPILSWLDEYAQNPNPKTVFTFKLVYFNTASSKLLLDILMRFEHMKEDGADVTIRWCYPDDDEDMEEAGEEYADIVDVPFEMEAYSL from the coding sequence ATGGAAACAATTAAAATACTTGGAACAGACGACACTCCTAATGTAATTCTGGATGCTAACAACGAGATTTTCGAAATCTCTGGACGCTCGCTTCCAGAAGACGTGAGCGCTTTCTACGAGCCAATTCTTAGCTGGCTCGACGAGTATGCCCAAAATCCTAATCCAAAAACCGTTTTCACCTTCAAGCTGGTTTACTTCAACACAGCCTCTTCGAAGCTGCTTCTAGACATCCTGATGCGCTTCGAGCACATGAAGGAAGACGGTGCCGATGTAACCATCCGCTGGTGCTACCCCGACGATGATGAGGATATGGAGGAAGCTGGCGAAGAGTATGCCGATATCGTAGACGTACCTTTCGAAATGGAGGCTTATTCCCTATAA
- a CDS encoding ATP-binding cassette domain-containing protein — protein MSEEILRALMQLFALIVKQDEGVERKEREYVENFLVQQLNEDAVKEYLTLFDQHAGLLATDGEEEKETKKSRLTSVKDSVRILGICKKINKTLTQRQKIVVLVRLFELVNSEGRFSEQRMAIINTVAEVFNLSKEEFKGIEEFVLNNTAEKLDLPDVLTVHSRTIETEGKQIFSEGLSGIIAILQIKSVELYFLKYTGHDDLFLNGLPINNKRIYLFANGSTIRLPKAKPIYYSDVLARFKADENYTPLSYEVNNISYRFKTGNLGLRSISFAEEQGKLIGIMGASGAGKTTLLNVLSGIENPTEGEVLINGLNLHSQSEELKGIIGFIPQDDLLIEELTVFENLYYNAKLCFKDKTDTEVRDLVDKTLLLLGLIDQKDLKVGSPLNKMISGGQRKRLNIALELIREPSILFVDEPTSGLSSRDSENVMDLLRELALKGKLVFVVIHQPSSDIYKMFDNMLILDTGGYLIYQGNPVEAVMYFKRLDAQINSDVGECPTCGNVNPELIFNIVEAKVVDEFGRYTALRKVSPPKWEEHYKENIKMPKVETIKNAPPSALKIPSKLKQFFIYTMRDFRSKISNIQYVMLNLLEMPILAFILAYVTRYIANPKSDIYIFKDNENIPIFIFMSIIVALFVGLTLSAEEIFRDQKILKRESFLNLSRLSYLFSKTLILLSLSAIQTILFVLIANSILGIKDMYFTYWLVLFSTAVFANLLGLNISATFNSVVTIYIVIPLLMIPMMMLSGAMFTFEKLNRSISSTNRVPIIADLMATKWGYEALVVSQFKDNQFEKYFYDIDKEESKANYKLVSYLPELQKRLDQNGEALKNPTSATSKEVLEDNIAVLRHAFALEKIAVPEIRFAYLDQFTPSTYNVAINKAAYSYTDQLLSYYGKAFARFNGKKEALRSFMVNKNEKVYNELRAQYHNESISDLVKRPFEKNKILQFGNELVQQYEPIFKDPSPKGFFDFRSHFLAPQKYFAGNYIDTYWFNVAMIWLMSILLFIALYFELLKKLLFSFPYRLALLKPKSKAEN, from the coding sequence ATGAGCGAAGAAATCTTAAGAGCGCTGATGCAGCTTTTTGCCCTTATCGTAAAACAAGACGAAGGGGTAGAGCGTAAGGAACGAGAGTACGTAGAAAACTTTCTGGTTCAGCAGCTCAACGAGGATGCGGTAAAGGAGTATCTTACTCTTTTCGACCAGCATGCAGGACTGCTAGCAACCGATGGCGAAGAGGAAAAGGAAACTAAAAAGAGTAGACTTACCTCCGTAAAAGATTCGGTGCGCATTCTTGGAATCTGTAAGAAGATTAACAAAACGCTTACGCAGCGACAAAAAATTGTCGTTCTCGTTCGTCTATTCGAGCTAGTAAACTCCGAGGGTCGCTTCTCGGAACAGCGCATGGCAATTATCAATACCGTCGCCGAAGTTTTCAACCTTTCGAAGGAAGAATTTAAGGGAATAGAGGAGTTTGTCCTAAACAACACCGCCGAAAAACTAGACTTGCCTGACGTACTCACTGTCCATAGCAGAACGATAGAGACGGAAGGCAAGCAAATCTTTTCCGAAGGTCTATCGGGCATTATCGCCATACTTCAGATCAAATCAGTAGAGCTCTACTTTCTGAAGTACACCGGCCATGACGACCTCTTCCTCAATGGTCTTCCGATCAACAACAAGCGCATATACCTCTTTGCCAACGGTTCTACTATACGTTTGCCAAAGGCAAAGCCCATTTACTACTCCGATGTTCTTGCCCGCTTCAAGGCTGATGAGAACTACACTCCTCTTTCATACGAGGTAAACAACATCAGCTACCGATTTAAAACCGGAAACCTTGGACTACGCAGCATCTCGTTTGCCGAGGAACAGGGAAAACTCATCGGCATTATGGGAGCCAGTGGAGCAGGTAAAACCACACTCCTTAACGTGCTTTCGGGCATCGAAAACCCCACCGAAGGCGAGGTGCTGATTAACGGGCTAAACCTTCACTCGCAAAGCGAAGAGCTTAAAGGCATCATTGGCTTTATTCCACAAGACGACCTGCTAATCGAGGAACTTACCGTTTTCGAGAACCTATACTACAACGCGAAGCTTTGCTTTAAAGATAAAACAGATACAGAGGTTCGCGATTTAGTTGATAAAACGTTGCTTCTTCTTGGGCTCATTGACCAAAAGGACTTAAAGGTTGGAAGCCCACTAAACAAAATGATTAGCGGTGGCCAACGCAAGCGCCTTAACATTGCGCTGGAGCTTATCCGCGAGCCATCTATTCTATTTGTTGATGAGCCGACATCGGGACTTTCGTCGCGCGACTCGGAAAACGTGATGGACCTTCTGCGCGAGCTTGCCCTAAAAGGAAAGCTCGTGTTTGTGGTTATCCACCAGCCATCGTCGGATATCTACAAAATGTTCGACAACATGCTGATCCTCGATACAGGAGGATACCTCATCTACCAGGGAAATCCAGTAGAGGCAGTAATGTACTTTAAGCGTCTCGACGCCCAAATCAATAGCGATGTTGGGGAATGCCCAACCTGTGGCAATGTAAATCCAGAGCTAATATTCAACATTGTAGAAGCAAAGGTGGTCGATGAATTTGGCCGCTACACAGCCCTTAGAAAGGTATCGCCTCCAAAGTGGGAAGAGCACTACAAGGAAAACATCAAGATGCCAAAGGTGGAAACCATCAAAAACGCACCACCATCGGCGCTAAAGATACCTTCAAAGTTAAAGCAGTTCTTCATCTACACGATGCGAGACTTCCGTAGTAAGATTAGCAACATCCAGTATGTGATGCTTAACTTGCTCGAGATGCCAATTCTCGCCTTTATTCTTGCATACGTAACCCGCTATATAGCCAACCCAAAATCGGACATATACATTTTTAAGGATAACGAGAATATCCCGATTTTCATCTTCATGTCCATCATCGTAGCGCTATTCGTTGGGCTAACTTTGAGTGCAGAAGAGATTTTCCGCGACCAAAAGATACTAAAACGAGAATCGTTCTTAAACCTCAGCAGGTTAAGCTACCTTTTCTCTAAAACGCTTATACTGCTTTCGTTATCGGCAATCCAAACTATACTTTTTGTTCTGATTGCTAATTCCATCCTTGGGATAAAGGATATGTACTTTACCTACTGGCTAGTACTATTCTCAACGGCCGTATTCGCGAACCTGCTCGGATTAAACATCTCGGCAACATTCAACTCCGTTGTTACCATTTACATTGTTATTCCATTGTTGATGATTCCAATGATGATGCTTAGCGGCGCCATGTTCACCTTCGAAAAACTGAACCGCAGCATCAGCAGCACCAATCGTGTTCCAATTATCGCCGACCTTATGGCAACCAAATGGGGCTACGAAGCGCTTGTCGTATCTCAGTTTAAGGATAACCAATTTGAAAAGTACTTCTACGACATAGATAAGGAAGAAAGCAAGGCCAACTACAAACTAGTTTCCTACCTTCCAGAACTACAAAAGCGCCTCGACCAAAATGGAGAAGCGCTAAAGAATCCAACATCCGCAACTAGTAAAGAAGTACTAGAGGATAACATTGCAGTACTACGCCATGCCTTTGCTCTAGAGAAAATAGCAGTTCCTGAAATTAGGTTTGCTTATCTAGATCAGTTCACTCCTTCAACGTATAACGTAGCCATAAACAAAGCGGCTTACAGCTACACCGATCAACTCCTAAGCTACTATGGAAAAGCATTTGCACGTTTTAACGGCAAAAAAGAGGCATTACGTTCCTTCATGGTCAACAAAAACGAAAAGGTTTACAACGAACTTCGCGCACAGTACCATAACGAAAGCATTAGCGATTTAGTAAAGCGACCTTTCGAGAAGAATAAAATACTACAATTTGGCAATGAACTCGTTCAACAGTACGAACCTATTTTCAAAGATCCTTCTCCTAAAGGATTCTTCGATTTCCGTTCGCACTTTTTGGCCCCCCAAAAGTATTTTGCAGGTAACTACATAGACACCTACTGGTTTAACGTTGCCATGATATGGCTGATGTCGATTCTTCTTTTTATAGCCCTTTACTTTGAACTACTGAAAAAATTGCTATTTTCGTTCCCATATAGACTAGCATTGTTAAAACCCAAAAGTAAAGCCGAAAATTAA
- a CDS encoding diacylglycerol kinase family protein: MKKLSVRSRYRTLKLGFEGVANLIEFEPNAWFDIAAAIVVVIAGIEFELTSVEWVFVVFAIGFVLSTVAASISIEFLASAPNMADAPFIDVAKSLGAASVLIANFTAFVVGLIVFTPKLFF, encoded by the coding sequence ATGAAAAAGCTTTCGGTACGATCTAGGTATAGGACCTTAAAACTCGGTTTTGAAGGTGTTGCAAACCTCATTGAATTTGAACCTAATGCGTGGTTCGATATTGCTGCTGCTATAGTTGTTGTAATTGCTGGAATTGAATTTGAACTTACTAGCGTGGAATGGGTTTTTGTTGTTTTTGCAATAGGCTTTGTGCTTTCTACAGTTGCTGCTAGTATTTCTATTGAGTTTTTGGCGAGTGCACCGAATATGGCTGATGCTCCTTTTATAGACGTGGCTAAGAGCCTAGGAGCCGCTTCTGTTCTTATTGCCAATTTTACAGCTTTTGTTGTGGGCTTAATTGTTTTTACTCCAAAGCTGTTCTTTTAA